From the Bacteroidia bacterium genome, one window contains:
- a CDS encoding DUF1565 domain-containing protein, translating into MKNHSHVISFALALFLLLSAAPEHLYPQIPTSRDLKKAVKDATNSARSAGKTMVETAPPVDAPAKPTPGGGTLYVSISSGNNKNDGSKNSPLKNIDKAIAIAKPGDAIRITGGRYSGTLNAGYIESDKAVQLFGSYNQDFSRQDIAAHPTVFQPDNESARSNRKALLKFTKDVAGTVIDHIVFDMGERNAYSPKEGFVDGVEGGRMLQPTERPPVGNSTVGEPCLQFMSATTGGDVMVQNCVFVNGASFALQAGHRSGTFTVRNNIFVANKMAAIEIYGTCANTGGPKSLSLCGDVEIAYNTILFTWSRLKDFQDMGYGVRVMTKCQYAIHHNVIGASILAAVDHTRFNNNEWVRIDDNIFFVNKDKDLHYSPASNTRLRVDASDFGDLEIASANGNRNEIPAALRVNKAYLEGYLSARYSEQVDYNPDSPANQWREAMGLNKQGKIQSSVSMFANKYPWKDAIELFGNLQGHGAQLPR; encoded by the coding sequence ATGAAAAATCATTCGCACGTCATCTCCTTCGCTCTCGCTCTCTTCCTGCTCCTTTCCGCCGCACCCGAACACCTGTACCCTCAAATTCCCACATCTCGTGATCTCAAAAAAGCTGTCAAAGACGCCACAAACAGTGCGCGCTCGGCGGGAAAAACCATGGTGGAAACGGCGCCCCCCGTAGACGCACCGGCAAAACCCACACCGGGTGGCGGCACGCTCTACGTTTCAATTTCCTCAGGAAACAACAAGAACGACGGAAGCAAGAACAGTCCTCTGAAAAACATTGACAAAGCGATCGCTATCGCGAAACCCGGGGATGCGATCCGTATTACCGGTGGACGCTACAGCGGCACGCTCAATGCGGGCTACATCGAAAGCGATAAAGCCGTTCAACTTTTCGGCAGCTATAATCAGGATTTCTCGCGGCAGGATATTGCCGCTCATCCCACAGTGTTCCAGCCCGACAACGAAAGCGCTCGCTCGAACCGTAAAGCCCTTCTGAAATTCACGAAGGATGTGGCTGGCACCGTCATCGACCATATCGTCTTCGATATGGGGGAACGAAATGCCTACAGTCCGAAAGAAGGTTTCGTGGACGGTGTGGAAGGAGGCCGTATGCTGCAGCCGACAGAGCGTCCCCCGGTGGGCAATTCCACTGTCGGAGAACCGTGCCTCCAATTCATGAGCGCGACCACCGGCGGAGATGTCATGGTTCAGAATTGCGTCTTCGTGAACGGCGCGAGCTTCGCCCTGCAGGCGGGACATCGCAGCGGGACTTTCACCGTCAGAAACAACATATTCGTTGCCAATAAAATGGCCGCAATCGAGATTTACGGCACCTGTGCGAATACCGGCGGACCGAAATCTCTTTCTCTCTGCGGAGACGTCGAAATCGCGTACAACACAATTCTCTTCACCTGGAGCCGTCTCAAGGACTTCCAGGATATGGGCTATGGGGTGCGTGTTATGACCAAGTGTCAGTATGCCATTCATCACAACGTGATCGGTGCGAGCATCCTTGCCGCCGTGGATCATACCCGATTCAACAACAACGAGTGGGTACGTATCGATGACAATATTTTCTTCGTGAATAAGGACAAAGATCTGCACTACAGTCCCGCAAGCAATACACGCCTGCGGGTTGACGCATCCGATTTCGGAGATCTCGAAATAGCGAGTGCCAATGGAAATCGCAACGAAATTCCTGCAGCCCTTAGGGTGAATAAAGCATACCTCGAGGGATATCTTAGTGCCCGGTACAGTGAACAGGTGGATTACAACCCGGATTCACCGGCAAATCAGTGGCGTGAGGCAATGGGCTTGAACAAGCAAGGAAAGATCCAATCGTCCGTGTCAATGTTTGCGAATAAATATCCCTGGAAGGATGCGATCGAACTTTTCGGCAATCTGCAGGGACACGGTGCTCAGCTGCCCAGATAG
- a CDS encoding DUF6265 family protein, which produces MKLSLVVFCISVCAIPVQAQNSIDSLSWLAGHWMYEGSSKKQEEYWMAPSGGMMLGLHRDVSANGKTFFEYLRIVERDGALHFHASPGGKVETVFIADSLAPGFVRFINPTHDYPQRIQYARDSDGMLRASISDAEGGKVRSWRFRPVE; this is translated from the coding sequence GTGAAGCTGTCTCTGGTCGTCTTTTGCATCAGTGTCTGCGCGATACCGGTCCAGGCGCAGAATTCCATTGATTCGTTGTCGTGGTTAGCGGGCCATTGGATGTACGAAGGAAGTTCCAAGAAGCAGGAAGAGTACTGGATGGCGCCTTCGGGAGGAATGATGCTCGGATTGCATCGCGACGTCTCCGCGAATGGTAAAACGTTTTTCGAGTACCTGCGCATCGTGGAGCGCGATGGTGCATTGCATTTTCACGCCAGTCCGGGTGGAAAGGTGGAAACGGTGTTCATCGCCGATTCGCTGGCCCCCGGATTCGTGCGATTCATCAACCCGACGCATGATTACCCGCAGCGTATCCAGTATGCACGGGATTCGGATGGCATGCTGCGCGCGAGCATTTCCGACGCGGAGGGTGGAAAGGTCCGGAGCTGGCGGTTCAGACCTGTTGAATGA
- a CDS encoding DUF445 domain-containing protein yields the protein MKQTRKANISAQRLAPVSLGIATLLFLVTLPFPDVFLLALLHAFSEAAMIGGLADWFAVVALFRHPFGIPIPHTAIIPKHRAKISAAIIDMVQNRWLTQEAILERISGWHVGRGVAAWLSEEGSRDALHRFLRSILEEVLRSVEPKRIAQRLSALVHEQVREDDMLRWLKAAGGQAMAWRWHDAMLDVVLERIGPWLGSAEVRKLVVKNLRAVAEDYADGPLRRIGKWMAESVNALNYEDLADAILRTVSDELQHIRNDAAHPARADVDRWLGQMIEGVGENESLRASLSRLRNSLTEEGTFIDLLAPLIGRMREAAIADLEADNPVILKHLFHFLDQMLDSFTADEKAQDQLDRWTKERITALVHRYHGEIGGLVQKNLERLDDETLVRQIEEKVGGDLQYIRLNGALVGGLVGMMLFLLKYWLH from the coding sequence ATGAAGCAGACACGCAAAGCCAATATCAGCGCCCAGCGACTGGCGCCGGTGTCTCTCGGGATCGCAACGTTGCTGTTCCTGGTAACATTGCCGTTTCCGGATGTATTTCTCCTGGCATTGCTTCACGCCTTCTCCGAAGCAGCCATGATTGGCGGTCTTGCGGACTGGTTCGCGGTGGTGGCATTGTTCCGACATCCCTTCGGCATCCCCATCCCTCACACGGCCATCATTCCGAAGCACCGCGCAAAAATCAGCGCGGCGATTATTGACATGGTGCAAAATCGCTGGTTGACCCAGGAAGCCATACTCGAGCGTATTTCCGGATGGCATGTCGGACGAGGCGTGGCGGCCTGGCTGTCGGAAGAGGGTTCGCGGGATGCGCTGCACCGTTTTCTGCGAAGCATTCTTGAAGAGGTGCTTCGATCCGTAGAACCGAAGCGTATCGCACAGCGCTTGTCAGCCCTTGTGCACGAGCAGGTGCGCGAAGATGACATGCTTCGATGGCTCAAGGCCGCCGGAGGTCAAGCCATGGCCTGGCGATGGCACGATGCCATGCTCGACGTGGTACTGGAGCGCATCGGACCCTGGCTTGGCAGCGCCGAGGTGCGCAAACTCGTGGTAAAAAATCTCAGAGCGGTTGCGGAAGATTATGCGGACGGTCCGCTGCGGCGCATTGGAAAATGGATGGCGGAAAGCGTGAACGCGCTGAATTACGAGGATTTGGCCGACGCAATTTTACGCACCGTGTCGGACGAATTGCAGCATATTCGAAACGATGCCGCGCATCCTGCACGGGCGGATGTGGACCGCTGGTTGGGGCAGATGATTGAGGGAGTGGGAGAGAATGAGAGTCTCCGCGCATCCCTCTCCCGGCTGCGAAACTCGTTGACGGAAGAGGGTACATTCATCGATTTGCTTGCTCCGCTCATCGGACGCATGCGTGAAGCCGCTATCGCGGATCTGGAAGCTGACAATCCGGTTATCTTGAAGCATCTGTTTCATTTTCTCGATCAGATGCTGGATTCATTCACAGCGGATGAAAAAGCGCAGGATCAGCTGGATCGCTGGACGAAGGAGCGTATCACTGCACTGGTTCACCGGTATCACGGTGAAATCGGTGGTCTCGTGCAAAAGAATCTGGAGCGACTCGACGATGAAACACTGGTGCGACAGATCGAAGAAAAGGTTGGTGGAGACCTCCAATACATTCGCCTGAACGGCGCATTGGTGGGAGGGCTCGTGGGTATGATGCTGTTTCTGCTCAAGTATTGGCTGCATTGA
- a CDS encoding thioredoxin domain-containing protein — MPDTIITREKTADIPDLSTLPQDGGSEFNRLVFTSSPYLLQHARNPVDWYPWGNEAFDRALHEDKPVFLSIGYSTCHWCHVMEHESFEDISVATLLNEHYIAIKVDREERPDIDHIYMTVCQAMTGSGGWPLSVFLTPDKLPFFAGTYYPREDRHGRPGFIRILKALHDAWKNERHRVTSIGTELRDRLRAASARNAGALPADMVQLAVRAFTHSYDSVFGGFGNAPKFPMGHTLSFLLRRAHAANDDNLLAICEHTLRRMYDGGIWDHLGGGFCRYSTDRRWLVPHFEKMLYNNALLLMTYAEAWAVTRNVRYEQVCRGIAAYVREYMTDASGVFFSAENADSEGEEGRFYVFTRQEFRSVVGSRYAPMLCEYFGVEEAGNFEHGTNILHIAVDRNEWEQRHGLTPELADSILAAALSALKDARAKRVHPSLDDKILTSWNGLMIAGLAMAGRILRDDEMLQSAVRAADTLLGHMITHDRRLLHRLRGNDAGISGFLEDYTFLIWGLIELHQATLELRYLEQAVMLAEHMLLSFEDDDSRALRFSARDGEALIADTIDLHDGAIPSGNGAAAYVLVRLARITGRVEFEQRAEDILKSAASSISAYPTGSAVFLMALDLMEGESVDLVLSGGQIGEFLSVLDSTWNPRMHVLHRPEGEEAERLARIAPFTAALVPKDGKTTAYVCRNFACDQPVMTAAELRASLAL; from the coding sequence ATGCCCGACACAATAATCACACGCGAAAAAACCGCCGACATTCCGGATCTGTCCACGCTGCCTCAGGATGGGGGATCCGAATTCAATCGCCTGGTCTTTACCTCCAGTCCCTACCTGCTGCAACACGCACGAAATCCCGTTGATTGGTATCCGTGGGGAAACGAGGCCTTCGATCGCGCACTGCATGAAGATAAACCCGTATTCCTCTCTATCGGCTACTCTACCTGTCACTGGTGCCATGTGATGGAGCACGAAAGCTTCGAAGATATATCTGTCGCCACCTTGCTGAACGAACACTACATCGCGATCAAGGTTGACAGGGAAGAACGGCCCGATATCGATCATATTTACATGACGGTTTGTCAGGCCATGACAGGATCGGGCGGTTGGCCTCTCAGCGTTTTTCTCACACCGGACAAGCTTCCTTTTTTCGCGGGGACGTACTATCCGAGAGAAGACCGCCACGGACGCCCCGGTTTTATCCGCATTCTCAAGGCCTTGCATGATGCCTGGAAAAATGAACGTCATCGGGTTACCTCCATCGGGACGGAGCTCCGCGACCGACTTCGAGCCGCGTCGGCCCGGAACGCAGGCGCGTTGCCGGCAGACATGGTGCAACTCGCGGTTCGGGCGTTCACGCATTCGTATGACTCCGTGTTCGGGGGCTTCGGAAACGCCCCGAAATTTCCGATGGGCCATACTCTCAGCTTTTTACTCCGCAGAGCACACGCAGCAAACGACGACAATTTGCTCGCGATATGCGAACACACTCTCCGCCGTATGTACGACGGTGGCATCTGGGATCACCTCGGTGGCGGCTTTTGCCGGTATTCTACCGACCGGCGATGGCTCGTACCGCATTTCGAAAAAATGCTGTACAACAACGCTCTTCTGCTCATGACCTATGCGGAAGCCTGGGCCGTAACCCGCAATGTCCGCTACGAGCAGGTCTGCCGTGGCATCGCTGCCTATGTGCGTGAATATATGACCGATGCATCCGGAGTGTTTTTTTCGGCGGAGAATGCGGATAGCGAGGGTGAGGAGGGGCGGTTCTACGTCTTCACTCGTCAGGAATTCCGCTCCGTGGTTGGATCCCGCTACGCTCCGATGCTCTGCGAATATTTTGGTGTTGAGGAAGCCGGCAATTTCGAGCATGGTACCAACATTCTTCACATCGCTGTCGATCGCAACGAGTGGGAACAGCGCCATGGCCTCACACCGGAATTAGCGGACAGCATTCTTGCTGCGGCACTCTCCGCGCTCAAAGACGCAAGAGCAAAACGTGTCCATCCTTCGCTCGACGACAAAATCCTGACTTCCTGGAACGGACTCATGATTGCAGGTCTGGCGATGGCTGGACGTATTCTCCGGGATGATGAAATGCTTCAATCCGCTGTCCGTGCTGCCGACACACTACTCGGGCACATGATAACCCATGATAGACGATTGCTCCATCGTCTGAGAGGAAACGATGCGGGAATCAGCGGTTTTCTGGAGGATTATACCTTCCTGATCTGGGGTCTCATCGAGCTGCATCAGGCGACGTTGGAACTGCGCTACCTCGAGCAAGCCGTGATGCTGGCCGAGCATATGCTTCTCTCTTTCGAAGATGATGACTCGCGCGCGCTGCGTTTCTCCGCGCGTGATGGTGAGGCCTTGATCGCCGACACAATCGATCTCCACGACGGAGCCATACCATCAGGCAACGGTGCCGCCGCTTATGTGCTCGTCCGTCTGGCGCGAATTACAGGCCGCGTGGAGTTCGAACAGCGGGCCGAGGACATTCTGAAATCGGCGGCATCCTCCATCTCGGCGTATCCAACCGGTTCCGCGGTCTTTCTCATGGCCCTGGATTTGATGGAGGGAGAGAGCGTCGATCTCGTCCTCTCAGGTGGCCAGATCGGTGAGTTCCTCTCGGTTCTGGACTCTACATGGAATCCGCGTATGCACGTACTGCATCGCCCGGAGGGGGAAGAGGCAGAGCGCCTCGCACGAATTGCGCCTTTCACCGCTGCACTCGTCCCGAAAGACGGAAAAACCACCGCATACGTTTGCAGAAATTTTGCCTGCGATCAACCCGTCATGACTGCAGCGGAGTTACGGGCAAGTCTTGCTCTCTGA
- a CDS encoding S46 family peptidase, whose amino-acid sequence MNIRRVFHPVPLLTLVVLICGMLPARAQQNAAPPTRLDNGTMWTFEYPPLDHFSALYNFRPGQDWLDDVRLSALRFGNGCSASFISDQGLVMTNYHCGIDAVTGVTREGEDLLRDGFVALRLEDERKVEGLFVDQLVEIRDVTSQIQAAMEGKEGPDALRARNATITSVEQSLSKDGLRCQVVTLYHGGRYSAYLYKRYNDVRLVFSSERGFAFFGGVYDFWAYPRYSFDCDLFRVYGDDGKPLKTAHYFRWSPKGSQIGEPVFVVGNPGRTGRLVTASMLEFDRDMRVPFTYRLLTDRKHILEQWLQKNKDKHDAAYFDEIFGINNAQEIYGGRLAGLRDDVLMQRRRDFDAKFQADVKKNSTLAPRYTDLWENIAGLITAQRAVAPDLYALRPAGLGVSAHAERAAAIVRWITESEKEESERSSAFKGEGLQKMRSALTEAVQFDADIERLVLERQLALMRDMLGEKDDIIRSQFGSRSGERLATEMLESSILGDGAALETLLTGGSEALKRSQDPFLRLALAMQPRYDNAAARQRELAQALETQRERMGRALYDVYGTSYPPDATFSLRISDGVVQGYSYNGTVAPAYTTFYGMYDRYHSFKDSDGAFDAMMSGNAWDLPPRWKNPPPSFDLATPFNFVSTADIIGGNSGSPVINIRKEIVGCAFDGNIESLPGEFIFAEDKGNRTISVHSAGIFESLKHIYRMDRIIQELENARK is encoded by the coding sequence ATGAACATCAGGCGCGTTTTCCATCCAGTTCCTCTCCTGACACTTGTGGTTCTCATTTGCGGTATGCTTCCCGCGAGGGCGCAGCAAAACGCTGCTCCTCCCACACGGCTCGATAATGGTACCATGTGGACTTTCGAGTATCCGCCATTGGATCACTTTTCCGCTCTGTATAATTTTCGTCCCGGCCAGGATTGGCTCGACGATGTCCGGCTTTCCGCTCTTCGCTTTGGGAACGGATGCTCGGCCTCATTTATCAGCGATCAGGGATTGGTTATGACCAATTATCATTGCGGGATCGATGCGGTGACGGGGGTGACGCGGGAAGGCGAGGATTTGCTGCGTGACGGATTTGTCGCCCTGCGATTAGAGGACGAACGCAAGGTGGAAGGTTTGTTCGTCGATCAGCTCGTTGAGATACGCGACGTTACCTCTCAGATTCAAGCCGCCATGGAAGGCAAGGAGGGACCAGACGCTCTCCGTGCACGCAATGCAACGATCACCTCCGTGGAGCAATCGCTGAGCAAGGATGGTTTACGCTGCCAGGTGGTAACGCTGTATCACGGCGGGAGGTACTCTGCGTATCTCTACAAACGATACAACGATGTACGCCTGGTCTTTTCCAGCGAACGCGGATTCGCTTTTTTCGGAGGTGTGTACGATTTCTGGGCTTACCCGCGCTATTCCTTCGATTGCGACCTGTTTCGGGTGTATGGTGACGATGGAAAGCCGCTGAAGACAGCACACTACTTCCGCTGGAGTCCCAAAGGTAGCCAAATTGGTGAACCAGTATTCGTGGTTGGCAATCCGGGTCGCACGGGTCGTCTGGTAACAGCATCCATGCTGGAATTTGATCGGGATATGCGTGTCCCATTTACCTATCGGCTTCTGACAGACCGTAAGCATATACTCGAGCAGTGGTTACAGAAGAATAAGGACAAGCACGACGCCGCATACTTTGACGAGATATTCGGGATCAACAATGCCCAGGAAATTTATGGCGGCCGCCTTGCAGGATTACGCGACGATGTGCTGATGCAGCGACGCCGGGATTTTGACGCGAAATTTCAAGCAGACGTGAAAAAGAATTCCACGCTGGCACCACGCTATACAGACCTCTGGGAAAACATTGCCGGACTGATTACCGCACAACGAGCTGTCGCTCCGGATTTGTATGCCCTGAGACCAGCTGGACTCGGTGTCAGCGCTCATGCGGAGAGGGCCGCAGCGATAGTGCGCTGGATAACGGAAAGCGAGAAGGAGGAAAGCGAACGATCGAGCGCGTTCAAAGGAGAGGGCCTGCAGAAAATGCGCTCGGCGCTCACCGAAGCAGTGCAGTTCGACGCCGATATCGAACGCCTGGTCCTCGAGCGACAACTCGCATTGATGCGGGACATGCTCGGGGAAAAGGATGATATCATCCGATCGCAGTTCGGATCGCGGAGCGGCGAACGTCTCGCCACGGAAATGCTCGAATCTTCAATACTCGGTGACGGAGCCGCGCTCGAGACACTGCTTACGGGAGGAAGCGAGGCGTTGAAGCGATCACAGGACCCCTTCCTTCGTCTCGCCCTGGCGATGCAACCTCGTTACGATAACGCAGCGGCGCGGCAACGTGAGCTCGCGCAAGCACTCGAAACGCAGAGGGAGCGAATGGGTCGGGCGCTGTACGATGTCTATGGCACCTCCTATCCACCCGATGCGACGTTTTCCCTCCGCATTTCGGATGGGGTTGTTCAAGGGTACTCGTACAACGGCACTGTAGCCCCTGCATACACTACCTTTTACGGGATGTATGATCGTTATCACTCCTTCAAGGACAGCGACGGCGCATTCGATGCGATGATGAGCGGCAATGCATGGGACCTGCCGCCGCGCTGGAAAAATCCTCCACCGAGCTTTGATCTCGCCACACCATTCAACTTCGTTTCCACAGCAGACATCATCGGCGGGAACAGCGGCAGCCCGGTGATCAACATTCGCAAGGAAATTGTCGGATGCGCGTTCGACGGGAATATCGAGAGTCTACCCGGTGAGTTCATCTTCGCGGAAGACAAGGGCAACCGGACCATCTCTGTTCATTCCGCCGGTATCTTCGAATCCCTGAAGCACATCTATCGCATGGATCGCATTATCCAGGAGCTGGAAAACGCGCGTAAATAG
- a CDS encoding M48 family metallopeptidase has translation MKRFIVPLSAVSAAVLILIACSTVPITGRKQLNIIPAGTMQSMSYQEYGTFLKNNKLSSNAQQVDMVRRVGNGIRGAVERYFAEKGLSGELKGYQWEFNLIESPEVNAWCMPGGKVVVYTGILPITQSENGLAVVMGHEIAHAIAEHGNERMSQGLMTQLGGMALNEALANKPAETRALYMTAFGLGAQVGVLLPFSRTHESEADRLGLIFMAMAGYDPNEAVAFWQRMAAKKGGGSPPEFLSTHPSDQTRIADIQKHMPEALRYYKK, from the coding sequence ATGAAACGCTTCATTGTGCCACTTTCCGCTGTCTCGGCTGCGGTGCTCATCCTTATCGCGTGCAGTACTGTTCCCATCACCGGAAGAAAGCAGCTGAACATTATCCCCGCCGGGACCATGCAGTCCATGAGTTATCAGGAGTATGGTACGTTCCTCAAGAACAACAAGCTGAGCAGCAATGCCCAGCAAGTGGATATGGTGCGCCGGGTTGGCAACGGCATCAGGGGCGCTGTGGAACGGTATTTCGCGGAAAAGGGATTGTCCGGTGAACTCAAGGGGTATCAATGGGAATTCAATCTCATTGAGAGTCCCGAGGTCAACGCCTGGTGCATGCCCGGCGGCAAGGTGGTTGTGTACACGGGCATCCTTCCGATCACGCAAAGCGAGAACGGTCTGGCTGTGGTCATGGGGCATGAGATAGCGCACGCCATCGCGGAGCACGGCAATGAACGCATGAGTCAGGGTTTGATGACACAGCTCGGAGGCATGGCGCTGAACGAGGCCTTGGCCAACAAGCCCGCTGAAACACGCGCGCTGTACATGACAGCTTTTGGTCTCGGAGCTCAGGTGGGGGTACTGCTCCCGTTCAGCCGCACGCATGAAAGCGAAGCAGACAGGCTGGGTTTGATTTTCATGGCCATGGCCGGGTACGATCCGAATGAAGCAGTAGCTTTCTGGCAGCGCATGGCGGCGAAGAAAGGAGGCGGATCACCTCCGGAATTTCTGAGCACACATCCTTCCGACCAGACACGCATTGCCGATATTCAAAAGCATATGCCGGAAGCGTTGCGCTACTACAAGAAATGA
- a CDS encoding OmpA family protein has translation MTVHMRVSGGYVSIPLVLLALFLTSSAVWGQAGKTLIVNHFVSDPAVVEGHLVVSDVGGRGGTINIAVYDESGSLVGNGEETIPANGKLNVNPEKYVRGRTMVGTMRITSSRDAVGQYWQFYKNPELGWKNIAVPAAVAPGSTMLICQHFVADPSIESYLVVADAEGTGPTVYVEFYNDQGDLAGQTKVSIPKNGKFSIQPYALVGNKKMTGVAYIQTEGGKITGEYWQVSEREKYQIAHAMQGGAPEKEAIVEDPLVRLIVHFDFDSDKIQKRSEADLLEVARAMNDSKNKGARYEIAGHTDNVGKEDYNVKLSERRAASVKNWLVKNGKVDAGRLLTVGYGPKNPIVGNDTPANRAVNRRVEFKKL, from the coding sequence ATGACAGTACACATGAGGGTGTCGGGCGGGTACGTCAGCATTCCGCTGGTGCTACTGGCGTTGTTTCTGACCTCCTCCGCCGTTTGGGGACAGGCCGGCAAGACGTTGATCGTCAACCACTTTGTTTCCGATCCCGCGGTGGTGGAGGGACATCTGGTCGTGAGCGATGTCGGCGGACGCGGAGGCACGATCAACATCGCCGTCTATGACGAGAGCGGATCGCTCGTCGGGAACGGGGAAGAAACAATCCCCGCCAATGGAAAGCTGAACGTCAATCCCGAAAAATATGTGCGCGGACGCACAATGGTCGGTACCATGCGCATCACCTCGTCGCGCGACGCGGTGGGACAGTATTGGCAATTTTACAAGAACCCTGAGCTCGGCTGGAAAAACATTGCGGTACCGGCCGCGGTTGCTCCGGGTTCCACAATGCTGATTTGTCAACATTTCGTCGCAGATCCTTCCATCGAGAGTTATCTCGTCGTGGCTGACGCCGAAGGTACCGGCCCGACGGTTTACGTCGAGTTTTACAATGATCAGGGTGACCTCGCCGGACAGACGAAGGTCTCCATCCCGAAGAATGGAAAATTCTCCATCCAGCCGTATGCCCTGGTTGGAAACAAGAAAATGACCGGGGTCGCCTACATACAAACCGAAGGCGGTAAGATCACAGGCGAGTACTGGCAGGTATCCGAACGTGAGAAGTATCAGATCGCCCATGCAATGCAAGGAGGCGCACCTGAGAAGGAGGCCATTGTCGAGGATCCACTGGTACGACTAATCGTGCATTTCGACTTCGACAGCGACAAGATTCAGAAACGCTCGGAAGCGGATCTGCTGGAAGTAGCGCGGGCAATGAACGATTCGAAAAACAAAGGTGCGCGTTATGAAATCGCCGGTCATACCGACAACGTGGGTAAGGAAGACTACAACGTCAAGCTGTCTGAGCGTCGCGCCGCTTCTGTGAAAAATTGGCTGGTGAAAAACGGGAAAGTCGATGCCGGTCGGCTTCTCACGGTCGGATATGGTCCGAAAAATCCGATCGTAGGTAACGATACACCTGCGAACCGCGCGGTCAACCGTCGGGTCGAATTCAAAAAACTGTGA
- a CDS encoding DinB family protein encodes MHPQLQRIDHELLDASHALQTLRDTIPAEQWRVRVHSGRWSIAECVAHLNLTSEAFLPLLNVALESARNLAQAPPPRYRMDVMGWLLWRMLPPPVRIRTRTTAAFIPQSLAEVSELVSAFDNLQLQLHGIVRDAEGLPLQQVRVRSPFNEKTTYNLFSALSILPRHQLRHLWQAQQIFPDAME; translated from the coding sequence ATGCACCCGCAGCTTCAGCGCATCGATCATGAGCTTCTCGATGCATCACACGCACTGCAGACGTTACGCGACACTATCCCGGCCGAACAATGGCGGGTGCGAGTCCATTCCGGTCGCTGGTCCATCGCCGAATGTGTCGCGCATCTCAACCTCACCTCCGAGGCCTTCCTCCCCCTGCTGAACGTGGCACTGGAAAGTGCCCGCAACCTTGCACAGGCACCTCCCCCGCGGTACAGAATGGACGTCATGGGTTGGCTGCTCTGGCGGATGCTGCCGCCGCCTGTTCGCATCCGGACCCGAACGACAGCGGCTTTCATCCCGCAATCGCTCGCGGAGGTATCGGAACTCGTCTCCGCCTTTGATAACCTGCAGCTGCAACTTCATGGCATAGTCCGGGACGCGGAGGGCCTCCCTTTGCAGCAAGTCCGGGTGCGATCACCGTTCAATGAAAAAACGACGTACAACCTTTTCTCTGCACTGTCTATCCTACCGCGTCACCAGCTACGTCATCTTTGGCAGGCGCAGCAGATTTTTCCCGATGCTATGGAATAA